Proteins found in one Corynebacterium freneyi genomic segment:
- the ptsP gene encoding phosphoenolpyruvate--protein phosphotransferase, translating to MSSPDSDNSSTSSAPGSVSLQATAVVPGVGYAPAVWVRPRPELPQEGAAIVGGDVDAEIERFRAAATAVSERLAARATQVEGNASEVLLATSKLTLDRGWHRAAVKEIKAGVAAESATMSAIEKFVEMFKAAGGVMAERTTDLEDIRDRVIAELRGDEEPGLPAVSEASVLLADDLSPADTATLDPELFVAMVTSLGGPTSHTAIIARQLGVPCAVAAGAGLNAIESGTLTLVDGAKGVITANPDPEDARAAVAEAERMAEKIAAWSGLGRTADGEHIQLLANVGDGNAARIAAEGAAEGIGLFRTELCFLSAATEPTVEHQADIYASVLKAFPESKIVLRTLDAGSDKPLAFANLDHEDNPALGVRGLRISRSNSGLMERQLDAIALAAEKAGRGGDAPTWVMAPMVATLEEAEWFADLCRRRGLTPGAMIEIPAAALMSHDLMKVLDFVSIGTNDLTQYAMAADRLSPHLAYLTDPWQPAVLRLIDMACRSGKDSDTPVGVCGEAAADPLLACVLVGLGVTSLSAAATALPGVGAQLAEVTAAQCADAARAALDASDADGARAAVRAVLRLE from the coding sequence ATGTCTTCGCCCGACTCCGACAACTCGTCCACCTCGTCCGCGCCCGGGTCGGTGTCGCTGCAGGCCACCGCCGTCGTGCCGGGGGTGGGTTACGCGCCGGCGGTGTGGGTGCGACCCCGGCCCGAGCTGCCGCAGGAGGGCGCGGCGATCGTCGGCGGGGACGTCGACGCCGAGATTGAACGGTTCCGGGCGGCGGCGACGGCGGTGTCCGAACGTCTTGCCGCGCGGGCGACGCAGGTGGAGGGCAACGCCTCCGAGGTGTTGTTGGCCACGTCGAAGCTGACGTTGGACCGCGGGTGGCACCGGGCGGCGGTGAAGGAGATCAAGGCGGGCGTCGCGGCGGAGTCGGCGACGATGTCGGCCATCGAGAAGTTCGTCGAGATGTTCAAGGCCGCAGGCGGCGTCATGGCCGAGCGCACGACGGACCTCGAGGACATCCGCGACCGCGTCATCGCCGAGTTGCGCGGTGACGAGGAGCCGGGCCTGCCCGCGGTGTCGGAGGCGTCCGTGTTGCTTGCCGACGACCTGTCTCCCGCCGATACGGCGACGTTGGATCCGGAGCTGTTCGTCGCCATGGTCACCAGTCTCGGCGGGCCGACCTCGCACACGGCGATCATCGCCCGTCAGCTCGGGGTGCCGTGCGCCGTGGCCGCCGGGGCGGGGCTGAATGCGATTGAATCGGGGACGTTGACGCTGGTGGACGGCGCGAAGGGCGTCATCACCGCCAACCCGGACCCGGAGGATGCGCGGGCCGCCGTCGCCGAGGCCGAGCGGATGGCGGAGAAGATCGCCGCGTGGTCGGGCCTCGGCCGCACCGCGGATGGGGAGCATATCCAGTTGCTGGCCAACGTCGGCGACGGCAACGCGGCGCGCATCGCGGCGGAGGGCGCGGCCGAGGGCATCGGCTTGTTCCGCACCGAGCTGTGCTTCCTGTCGGCCGCCACCGAGCCGACCGTGGAGCATCAGGCGGACATCTACGCCTCGGTGCTCAAGGCGTTCCCGGAGTCGAAGATCGTGTTGCGCACCCTGGACGCGGGGTCCGACAAGCCGCTGGCGTTCGCCAACCTCGATCACGAGGACAATCCGGCGCTGGGCGTGCGGGGCCTGCGCATCTCCCGGTCGAACTCGGGGCTGATGGAGCGTCAGCTCGACGCCATCGCGTTGGCCGCGGAGAAGGCCGGTCGCGGCGGGGATGCGCCCACGTGGGTGATGGCTCCGATGGTGGCGACGCTGGAGGAGGCCGAGTGGTTCGCGGACCTGTGCCGACGACGCGGGCTCACCCCCGGTGCGATGATCGAGATTCCCGCCGCGGCCCTGATGAGCCATGACCTGATGAAGGTGCTCGACTTCGTGTCCATCGGCACCAATGACCTCACCCAGTACGCCATGGCCGCCGACCGGCTGTCGCCGCACCTGGCGTACCTCACGGATCCGTGGCAGCCGGCGGTGCTGCGTCTGATCGACATGGCGTGCCGCTCCGGCAAGGACTCCGATACGCCGGTGGGCGTGTGCGGCGAAGCGGCGGCGGATCCGTTGCTGGCGTGCGTGCTCGTGGGGCTCGGCGTGACCTCGTTGTCGGCTGCGGCGACGGCCCTGCCGGGCGTGGGTGCCCAGTTGGCGGAGGTCACCGCCGCCCAGTGCGCGGACGCCGCCCGCGCCGCCCTGGATGCGTCGGATGCCGACGGTGCCCGTGCGGCGGTGCGCGCGGTGCTCCGACTGGAGTAG
- a CDS encoding 1-phosphofructokinase family hexose kinase, with the protein MILTLTANPSIDRTTTVKGRLERGGVYRLSMQSDVPGGKGINVSAAVRNAGHDTLALYPAAKSGLFSRLMAQTDIPHEVIDLPDEARVNLTIVEDDGTTTKLNTPGAHLADADALRMLERLAHHAPQASWVVLAGSLPPGAPVDFLATCVRRVREANPDAGIAVDTSDAPLIALGEAFPTAAPEVMKPNGLELGQLAGIDGAELERRAAAGDLAPVVAAARKLNAAGVGEVLVTLGAAGAVLVLDDGPALAATPPPIVPLSTVGAGDSSLAGYLLAREDGLDAAGALGQAVAYGSAATALPGTTIPRPDQTNPGAVVVREV; encoded by the coding sequence ATGATCCTCACCCTCACCGCCAATCCCTCCATCGACCGCACCACCACCGTCAAGGGCCGGCTCGAACGCGGCGGGGTCTACCGCCTGTCCATGCAGTCGGACGTGCCCGGCGGCAAGGGCATCAACGTCTCGGCCGCCGTGCGCAACGCCGGACACGACACGCTGGCGCTGTACCCGGCTGCGAAGTCCGGGCTCTTTTCCCGGCTGATGGCGCAGACCGACATCCCCCACGAGGTCATCGATCTTCCCGACGAAGCCCGCGTGAACCTCACCATCGTCGAAGACGACGGCACCACCACGAAGCTCAACACCCCGGGCGCGCACCTGGCCGACGCCGATGCGCTGCGGATGCTCGAGCGTCTGGCTCACCATGCGCCGCAGGCGTCCTGGGTGGTGCTCGCCGGTTCGCTGCCGCCGGGTGCCCCGGTTGATTTCTTGGCCACGTGCGTGCGCCGCGTCCGCGAGGCCAATCCGGACGCCGGCATCGCCGTCGACACCTCCGATGCACCGCTGATCGCCCTGGGCGAGGCCTTCCCGACCGCCGCGCCCGAAGTCATGAAGCCCAACGGCCTGGAGCTGGGTCAGCTCGCCGGGATCGACGGCGCCGAGTTGGAGCGCCGCGCCGCCGCGGGCGATCTGGCCCCGGTCGTCGCCGCCGCACGGAAGCTCAACGCCGCCGGAGTCGGCGAGGTGCTGGTCACCTTGGGTGCGGCCGGCGCGGTTCTCGTGCTTGACGACGGCCCGGCCCTCGCCGCGACCCCTCCCCCGATCGTTCCGCTGTCGACGGTCGGCGCCGGGGACAGCTCCCTGGCCGGTTACCTGCTCGCCCGCGAAGACGGGCTCGACGCGGCCGGTGCCCTGGGCCAGGCGGTCGCCTACGGTTCGGCCGCCACCGCCTTGCCCGGCACCACCATCCCCCGCCCCGATCAAACGAACCCCGGCGCCGTCGTCGTCCGGGAAGTCTAG
- the hflX gene encoding GTPase HflX — protein MTDTPDNDTYPDERPDDRYDGAPGGIPAEDRGGQPTIGDLDLEARSSLRRLTRAATHTTDAEDITEVEYRQLRLERVILLGVWTQGTLAEAAAAMDELAALAETAGSEVLEAVLQRRDKPDPGTYIGSGKVAELRDIVKATGADTVIADGELSPGQLVALEDKLDAKVIDRTMLILDIFAQHAKSKEGKAQVSLAQMQYLITRLRGWGHSLSRQAGGRAGSNGGVGLRGPGETKIETDRRRLRQDMARIRRELAGMKTSREIKRARRKAGHLPRIAIAGYTNAGKSSLLNALTGAGVLVEDALFATLDPTTRRAELRDGRTVIMTDTVGFVRHLPTQLVEAFRSTLEEILEADLILHVVDGSDPFPLEQIRTVNSVIEDIAAEQDAEVPPELLVVNKVDLADPATIAELRHVLDDVVFTSAATGEGISELETRIELALNAMDAHVSVLVPFDRGDVVSRLHEEATVLDETYGADGTTLDVRLPRSMARELQEFIVDPTA, from the coding sequence ATGACTGACACCCCCGACAACGACACGTACCCCGACGAGCGCCCCGACGACCGATACGACGGCGCGCCCGGCGGGATTCCGGCCGAGGACCGTGGCGGCCAACCCACCATCGGCGACCTCGACCTGGAGGCGCGTTCCTCGCTGCGCCGCCTGACCCGCGCGGCGACGCACACCACCGACGCCGAGGACATCACCGAGGTCGAGTACCGCCAGCTGCGACTCGAACGCGTCATCCTCCTCGGCGTGTGGACCCAGGGCACCCTCGCCGAAGCCGCGGCCGCCATGGACGAACTGGCCGCGCTGGCCGAAACCGCCGGCTCCGAGGTCCTCGAAGCGGTGCTGCAGCGCCGCGACAAGCCCGACCCGGGAACCTACATCGGCTCCGGCAAGGTCGCGGAGCTGCGGGACATCGTCAAGGCCACCGGCGCCGACACCGTCATCGCCGACGGCGAACTGTCGCCCGGCCAGCTCGTCGCGCTGGAGGACAAGCTCGACGCCAAGGTCATCGACCGCACCATGCTCATCCTGGACATTTTCGCCCAGCACGCGAAGTCCAAGGAAGGCAAGGCGCAGGTGTCGCTGGCCCAGATGCAGTACCTGATCACCCGACTGCGCGGCTGGGGCCACTCCCTGTCGCGCCAGGCCGGCGGCCGCGCCGGCTCCAACGGCGGCGTGGGCCTGCGCGGCCCCGGTGAGACGAAGATCGAAACCGACCGTCGGCGGCTGCGCCAGGACATGGCGCGCATCCGCCGGGAACTCGCCGGGATGAAGACCTCCCGGGAGATCAAGCGCGCCCGCCGCAAGGCCGGGCACCTGCCGCGCATCGCCATCGCCGGATACACCAACGCCGGCAAGTCGTCGCTGCTCAACGCCCTGACCGGCGCCGGCGTGCTCGTCGAAGACGCCCTGTTCGCAACGCTGGACCCGACGACGCGCCGCGCCGAGCTGCGCGACGGTCGCACGGTGATCATGACCGACACCGTCGGGTTCGTCCGCCACCTGCCCACCCAGCTGGTCGAGGCGTTCCGGTCGACGCTGGAGGAGATCCTCGAAGCCGACCTCATCCTCCACGTCGTCGACGGCTCGGACCCGTTCCCGCTGGAGCAGATCCGCACCGTCAACTCCGTCATCGAGGACATCGCCGCCGAGCAGGACGCCGAGGTGCCGCCGGAGCTGCTGGTGGTCAACAAGGTCGACCTCGCCGATCCGGCCACGATCGCGGAGCTGCGCCACGTCCTCGACGACGTCGTGTTCACCTCGGCCGCCACCGGGGAGGGCATCTCCGAGCTGGAGACCCGCATCGAACTGGCGCTCAACGCCATGGACGCCCACGTGTCCGTGCTCGTGCCCTTCGACCGCGGCGACGTGGTCTCGCGGCTGCACGAGGAGGCCACCGTCCTCGACGAGACCTACGGCGCCGACGGCACGACCCTCGACGTGCGCCTGCCGCGGTCGATGGCCCGCGAGTTGCAGGAGTTCATCGTCGACCCGACCGCGTAA
- a CDS encoding PTS fructose transporter subunit IIABC, protein MSPQVILPELVDLDVAPGDAPEAVIRHLAALVTTAGRAADADELAADALEREAKSGTGVPGGVAIPHCRSESVAEPTLAFARLSKPVDFQGPDGPADLVFLIAAPAGGGKAHLKILSKLARGLVKKDFRAALRGAATPEEIVDVVDARIAGTAQKTASEPTAAAKKPEPAPTEPTKSVTRIVAITACPTGIAHTYMAADSLTQAADDRDDVEVTVETQGSSAVKPLPAETIAAADAVIFATDVGVKDRARFAGKPVIESGVKRAINEPTAMIDEAIAAAGNPDAKRVSGTAGADDADSSSSPGGSSLSWGKRIQQAVMTGVSYMIPFVAAGGLLLALGFLFGGYEVADVADRVSQAYTPWNLPGNEITMDDGTVTVVDRSDLMLYLGAILFATGNFGMSAIVAILSAFIAFGLAGRPGIAPGFIGGAISVAIGAGFLGGLVTGILAGLIALWLTSLSVPRWLASLMPVVVVPLVASMGVGLIMFLFLGRPLTSLMNALTDWLGGMSGNSAILLGIIVGLMMCSDMGGPINKAAYLFATAGLSTGDEASLQVMAAVMGAGMVPPLAMALSSALRPSLYTQAERENGKAGWLLGASFISEGAIPFAAADPLRVIPSMMAGGAVTGALSMAFGAASRAPHGGVFVFFAIDNVLGWFVAIIIGAIVGAIAVTAAKQLWPRKTAVDSASADPADAPAAAAASA, encoded by the coding sequence ATGTCACCCCAGGTCATCCTTCCGGAGCTCGTCGACCTCGACGTCGCCCCGGGCGATGCCCCGGAAGCCGTCATCCGGCATCTGGCGGCGCTGGTCACCACCGCCGGCCGCGCCGCCGACGCCGATGAACTGGCCGCCGACGCCCTGGAGCGCGAAGCCAAGTCCGGCACCGGCGTCCCCGGCGGCGTGGCCATCCCCCACTGCCGTTCCGAGTCCGTCGCCGAGCCGACGCTGGCCTTCGCCCGCCTGTCGAAGCCGGTCGATTTCCAGGGCCCCGACGGCCCCGCCGATCTGGTCTTCCTCATCGCCGCTCCCGCAGGCGGCGGCAAGGCCCACCTGAAAATCCTGTCCAAGCTGGCCCGCGGGCTGGTCAAGAAGGATTTCCGCGCCGCCCTGCGCGGTGCGGCCACGCCGGAGGAGATCGTCGACGTCGTCGACGCCCGCATCGCCGGCACCGCCCAGAAGACCGCATCCGAGCCGACCGCCGCGGCGAAGAAGCCGGAACCGGCTCCGACCGAGCCGACGAAGTCGGTGACCCGCATCGTCGCCATCACCGCGTGCCCCACCGGCATCGCCCACACCTACATGGCCGCCGACTCGCTGACGCAGGCCGCCGACGACCGCGACGACGTCGAGGTCACCGTCGAAACCCAGGGCTCCTCGGCGGTGAAGCCGCTTCCGGCCGAGACCATCGCCGCCGCCGACGCCGTCATCTTCGCCACCGACGTCGGCGTCAAGGACCGCGCCCGATTCGCCGGCAAGCCCGTCATCGAATCCGGCGTCAAACGGGCCATCAACGAACCGACCGCGATGATCGACGAGGCCATCGCCGCCGCCGGCAACCCCGACGCCAAGCGGGTGTCCGGCACGGCCGGCGCCGACGACGCCGACTCGTCGTCAAGCCCGGGTGGTTCCTCCCTGAGCTGGGGCAAGCGCATCCAGCAAGCCGTCATGACCGGCGTCAGCTACATGATCCCCTTCGTCGCCGCCGGCGGCCTGCTGCTCGCCCTCGGCTTCCTGTTCGGCGGCTACGAAGTCGCCGACGTCGCCGACCGCGTCTCGCAGGCCTACACCCCCTGGAACCTGCCGGGCAACGAAATCACCATGGACGACGGCACCGTCACCGTCGTCGACCGCTCCGACCTCATGCTCTACCTCGGCGCCATCCTCTTCGCCACGGGCAACTTCGGCATGAGCGCCATCGTCGCCATCCTGTCGGCCTTCATCGCCTTCGGCCTGGCCGGACGCCCCGGCATCGCGCCGGGCTTCATCGGCGGCGCCATCTCCGTGGCCATCGGCGCCGGATTCCTCGGCGGCCTGGTCACTGGCATCCTCGCCGGCCTCATCGCACTGTGGCTGACCTCCCTGAGCGTGCCCCGCTGGCTCGCGTCGCTCATGCCCGTGGTCGTCGTGCCACTCGTCGCCTCCATGGGCGTCGGCCTGATCATGTTCCTCTTCCTCGGCCGACCGCTGACCTCCCTGATGAACGCCCTGACCGACTGGCTCGGCGGCATGTCCGGCAACTCCGCGATCCTGCTGGGCATCATCGTCGGCCTGATGATGTGCTCCGACATGGGCGGGCCGATCAACAAGGCCGCCTACCTGTTCGCCACCGCCGGCCTGTCCACCGGCGACGAAGCCTCCCTGCAGGTCATGGCCGCCGTCATGGGCGCCGGCATGGTGCCGCCGCTGGCCATGGCGCTGTCCTCCGCGCTGCGCCCGTCGCTGTACACGCAGGCCGAACGCGAAAACGGCAAGGCCGGCTGGCTGCTCGGCGCATCGTTCATCTCCGAAGGCGCCATCCCCTTCGCCGCAGCCGACCCGCTGCGCGTCATCCCCTCGATGATGGCCGGCGGCGCGGTCACCGGCGCACTGTCCATGGCCTTCGGCGCCGCGTCCCGCGCACCGCACGGCGGCGTGTTCGTCTTCTTCGCCATCGACAACGTCCTCGGCTGGTTCGTCGCAATCATCATCGGCGCCATCGTCGGCGCGATTGCGGTCACCGCGGCCAAGCAGCTGTGGCCCCGCAAGACCGCCGTCGACTCGGCGAGCGCCGATCCTGCGGACGCCCCCGCCGCGGCCGCCGCATCCGCGTAA
- the lexA gene encoding transcriptional repressor LexA has product MAEKKQSNKTQLTDRQRRILEVIQDAVSLRGYPPSIREIGDAVGLNSTSSVAYQLKELEKKGALRRDPHKPRAVDVRDLKQQLGTHAGKPGPKPKSADVPDVPEGATAPTYVPIVGQIAAGNPILAEQNIDEHMALPAELVESGDLYMLRVVGESMVDAGILDGDWVVVKSQQTANNGDFIAAMIDGDADSEATVKEWHEDRSGTWLLPHNDAFEPIPVDAGVTILGRVVSVLRRL; this is encoded by the coding sequence ATGGCCGAGAAGAAGCAGTCGAACAAGACCCAGTTGACGGATCGCCAGAGGCGCATCCTCGAAGTCATCCAGGATGCGGTGTCGCTTCGCGGCTACCCGCCGAGCATCCGCGAAATCGGCGACGCGGTCGGCTTGAACTCGACGTCGTCGGTGGCCTACCAGCTCAAGGAGCTGGAGAAGAAGGGGGCGCTGCGCCGCGATCCCCACAAGCCCCGTGCCGTCGACGTCCGCGATCTGAAGCAGCAGCTGGGCACGCACGCCGGAAAGCCGGGCCCGAAGCCGAAGTCGGCCGACGTCCCCGATGTCCCGGAGGGTGCGACCGCCCCCACCTACGTGCCCATCGTCGGCCAGATCGCCGCCGGCAACCCGATCCTGGCCGAGCAGAACATCGACGAGCACATGGCGCTGCCCGCCGAGCTCGTCGAGTCCGGTGATCTGTACATGCTCCGCGTCGTCGGCGAGTCCATGGTCGACGCGGGCATCCTCGACGGCGACTGGGTGGTCGTGAAGTCCCAGCAGACGGCGAACAACGGCGACTTCATCGCCGCGATGATCGACGGCGACGCCGACAGCGAGGCCACGGTGAAGGAGTGGCACGAAGATCGCTCCGGCACGTGGCTGCTCCCCCACAACGACGCCTTCGAGCCGATCCCCGTCGACGCAGGCGTCACCATTCTCGGTCGCGTCGTCAGCGTCCTGCGCCGCCTCTAG
- the nrdR gene encoding transcriptional regulator NrdR has translation MHCQFCHHDQTKVIDSRLIDDGMTIRRRRECLSCGKRFTTLERSQLVVVKRDGVVEDFSRDKVIRGVRRACQGRDVPEASLKLLAQQVEETLRSKGTPRVNSNDIGLAILEPLRDLDEVGYLRFASVYKSFSSAQDFENEIRSLRERDA, from the coding sequence GTGCATTGCCAGTTTTGCCACCATGATCAAACGAAGGTCATCGACTCGCGTCTCATCGACGACGGCATGACCATCCGCCGCCGGCGGGAGTGTTTGTCGTGCGGTAAACGATTCACCACGCTGGAACGCTCCCAGCTCGTCGTCGTCAAGCGTGACGGGGTCGTGGAGGACTTCAGCCGTGACAAGGTCATCCGCGGCGTGCGGCGGGCATGCCAGGGCCGTGACGTGCCGGAAGCATCGTTGAAGTTGCTCGCCCAACAAGTCGAGGAAACGCTGCGTTCGAAGGGCACGCCGCGCGTCAATTCCAACGACATCGGCCTGGCCATCCTGGAGCCGCTGCGCGACCTCGACGAAGTCGGCTACCTGCGGTTCGCGTCGGTGTACAAGTCCTTCAGCTCCGCCCAGGATTTCGAAAACGAAATCCGGTCTCTGCGCGAACGCGACGCGTAG
- a CDS encoding uracil-xanthine permease family protein gives MFGWDVHGDGRTIAPGAVVAPEERLDWPRTIGIGMQHVIAMFGATLLVPLLTGFPVNTTLLFSGLGTILFLLITRNRLPSYLGSSFAFIAPLMATQAQGIGAQAGVVVTAGAALVLVGLIVKKAGRRVLDAVMPPAVTGAIVALIGFNLAPVAATNFATQPLVAAVTMLTILVATVAGRGMVARLGVLIGVVVGWAFAAATGNLSPESTASVREAAWFGLPTFHAPEFHLNAMLIGLPVIVVLIAENVGHVKAVSAMTGRNLDDLAGDALIADGLATTLAGSAGGSGTTTYAENIGVMAATRVYSTAAYWVAAFTAIALAFIPKFGALILTIPEGVLGGATLVLYGLIGMLGVRIWMDNGVDFNNPVNLVAAATAMIAGIGNLTLSIGSLELEGIAWGSVGIIVGYPILRWLYRRVGEGQFTTVKE, from the coding sequence CTGTTCGGCTGGGACGTCCACGGCGACGGCCGCACCATCGCTCCGGGCGCCGTCGTCGCCCCGGAGGAGCGGCTGGATTGGCCGCGCACCATCGGCATCGGCATGCAGCACGTCATCGCCATGTTCGGCGCGACGCTGCTGGTGCCGCTGCTGACCGGCTTCCCCGTCAACACCACGCTGCTGTTCTCGGGCCTGGGCACCATCCTGTTCCTGCTCATCACCCGCAACCGGCTGCCCAGTTACCTCGGTTCGTCGTTCGCGTTCATCGCCCCGCTGATGGCCACCCAGGCGCAGGGCATCGGCGCGCAGGCCGGCGTCGTCGTCACGGCGGGCGCGGCGCTGGTGCTGGTGGGCCTCATCGTGAAGAAGGCCGGGCGCCGGGTGCTCGACGCCGTCATGCCGCCTGCGGTCACGGGTGCGATCGTGGCGCTCATCGGCTTCAACCTGGCGCCGGTGGCGGCGACGAATTTCGCCACGCAGCCGCTGGTGGCGGCGGTGACAATGCTGACCATCCTCGTGGCCACCGTCGCCGGCCGCGGCATGGTCGCGCGCCTCGGCGTGCTCATCGGCGTCGTCGTCGGGTGGGCGTTCGCCGCGGCCACCGGCAATCTGTCGCCGGAGTCGACGGCGTCGGTGCGGGAGGCCGCGTGGTTCGGCCTGCCGACGTTCCACGCCCCGGAGTTCCACCTCAACGCCATGCTCATCGGTCTGCCGGTGATCGTGGTGCTCATCGCGGAAAACGTCGGCCACGTCAAGGCGGTGTCGGCGATGACGGGCCGCAACCTCGACGATCTGGCCGGCGACGCGCTCATCGCCGATGGTCTGGCCACGACGTTGGCGGGCTCGGCCGGCGGTTCGGGCACGACCACCTACGCGGAGAACATCGGCGTCATGGCCGCCACCCGCGTGTACTCGACGGCGGCGTACTGGGTGGCGGCGTTTACGGCGATCGCCCTGGCGTTCATCCCGAAGTTCGGTGCGCTGATCCTCACCATTCCCGAGGGCGTGCTCGGCGGTGCGACGCTGGTGCTCTACGGGCTCATCGGCATGCTGGGCGTGCGCATTTGGATGGACAACGGCGTCGACTTCAACAATCCGGTCAACCTCGTCGCCGCGGCGACGGCGATGATCGCCGGCATCGGCAACCTGACCCTGTCCATCGGTTCGCTGGAGCTGGAGGGCATCGCGTGGGGGTCGGTGGGCATCATCGTCGGCTACCCGATTCTGCGGTGGCTCTACCGTCGCGTCGGCGAGGGGCAGTTCACGACGGTCAAGGAGTAG
- a CDS encoding DeoR/GlpR family DNA-binding transcription regulator, protein MYAEERRRKIASLTAVEGRVTVSDLAHHFDVTAETIRRDLSQLDAEGAVHRVHGGAVAAKSFQTIEVSVDARKKAQKDAKRSIARAAIDFLPSSGGGIFLDAGTTTEALAELMAAFPEERHWSVVTNSLPSALTLAGAPYIELQLLGGQVRAITQAVVGDTALRTLALMRADVAFIGSNALTIDHGLSTADPQEAAVKRAMITNARKVVVMCDSTKLGRDFLVSFAALDDIDVVITDPSAPQGFIDDLRDHDVTVMIAQ, encoded by the coding sequence GTGTACGCAGAAGAACGCAGGCGCAAAATCGCTTCATTGACGGCCGTGGAAGGCAGGGTGACGGTCTCCGACCTCGCGCACCACTTCGACGTCACCGCGGAAACCATCCGCCGCGACCTCTCGCAGCTCGACGCCGAGGGCGCCGTGCACCGCGTCCACGGCGGCGCCGTCGCCGCGAAGTCGTTCCAGACCATCGAGGTCAGCGTGGACGCCCGCAAGAAGGCCCAGAAGGACGCCAAGCGCTCCATCGCCCGCGCGGCCATCGACTTCCTGCCCTCCTCCGGCGGCGGCATCTTCCTCGACGCCGGCACCACCACCGAGGCGCTCGCCGAACTCATGGCGGCCTTCCCCGAGGAGCGCCACTGGTCGGTGGTCACCAATTCCCTGCCCAGCGCCCTGACCCTGGCGGGTGCGCCGTACATCGAGCTGCAGTTGCTCGGCGGCCAGGTCCGCGCGATCACCCAGGCCGTCGTCGGCGACACCGCGCTGCGGACGCTGGCGCTCATGCGCGCCGACGTCGCGTTCATCGGCTCCAACGCCCTGACCATCGACCACGGGCTATCCACGGCCGACCCGCAGGAAGCCGCGGTCAAGCGCGCCATGATCACCAACGCCCGCAAGGTGGTGGTGATGTGCGACTCGACGAAGCTCGGCCGGGACTTCCTGGTCAGCTTCGCCGCTCTCGACGACATCGACGTCGTCATCACCGACCCGTCGGCCCCGCAGGGCTTCATCGACGACCTGCGCGATCACGATGTCACGGTGATGATCGCACAATGA
- a CDS encoding FeoC-like transcriptional regulator, with protein MSSFLTSVFAGRRRLRDDDRGSAITGREQEQVPSRSPLAAVREAIADGEVSRADIAARTGLTRATVDAAIEHLERTGALRRERMASSCPASGCGGCAHATADGSACSSSRNGAGTRGPVALVLTRRP; from the coding sequence GTGAGTTCCTTCCTGACGTCGGTGTTCGCCGGTCGCCGCCGGTTGCGTGACGACGACCGCGGCTCGGCGATCACCGGGCGGGAGCAAGAGCAGGTGCCGTCCCGATCCCCGCTGGCGGCGGTGCGTGAGGCGATCGCCGACGGGGAGGTCTCCCGCGCCGACATCGCCGCCCGCACCGGGCTTACCCGCGCCACCGTCGACGCGGCCATCGAGCACCTCGAGCGCACGGGTGCGTTGCGCCGCGAACGCATGGCGTCGTCGTGCCCGGCGAGCGGGTGCGGCGGTTGCGCCCACGCCACGGCGGACGGTTCCGCGTGCTCGTCGTCACGCAACGGCGCGGGCACCCGCGGCCCCGTCGCCCTCGTGCTGACCCGTCGCCCCTGA
- a CDS encoding HPr family phosphocarrier protein, with translation MASKTVTVGSTVGLHARPATLIADAAAEYDEEILIELVDGDDDDEPADAASSLMIMALGAEHGDQVTVTSDDADAVEKIAALIERNLDDE, from the coding sequence ATGGCCTCCAAGACCGTCACCGTCGGCTCCACCGTCGGCCTGCACGCCCGCCCCGCCACCCTCATCGCCGATGCAGCGGCGGAGTACGACGAGGAGATCCTCATCGAGCTCGTCGACGGCGACGACGATGACGAGCCCGCCGACGCCGCCAGCTCCCTGATGATCATGGCCCTCGGCGCCGAGCACGGCGACCAGGTCACCGTCACCTCCGACGACGCCGACGCCGTGGAGAAGATCGCCGCCCTCATCGAGCGCAACCTCGACGACGAGTGA